The following is a genomic window from Bacillus sp. FJAT-52991.
TCTATTCTCGCCCAGTTTGGAACGGATTCCACGATTGAAGGGCGTTTTCACCAAACACTGGCTTACAATCATTTCAACGAAGCAGATTTTTTCAGAATGGAAGAAATCTATGAAAAATTAGCTTCTTTAGAAACAGAGATGCTGGAATTATTTCAAAAGTACTTGACGAATTGCCGTGAACCACATTCAAAAGAAATTCCACAACAGGAAATCATCAACTATATCCGTCAGTTCTTTACACAAAAGCGTGATGTTAACTATGTTACAAATGCAGTATCCTTTTTCTATTTGCTAAGAAATAGCCATTATAGTTTAGGGAAATTAATTGTGATGTTTAATCAATTTAACTTTTATGTGATTACCAATACACTTCACTTCCTTGGATTGAAACCATCGACTTGTATTACGTATATGCACTCCATCCAAAAAGCCGTCAACATTGATCAAGAATTGCTAACTGAATGTTTTTCAGAACAAATGATGGAGCAAGTGATCGAAGAGATCGGCCAATTAATGGATGAAACAACGAAAATCATGTTTATTAAAGATTTAGTTCAACTGCTCGATGACCAAAATGCACAAGTGCAAACTTCAACCGTCGCAACGGATGAAATGAGAGCATCCATTAATGCAGTCGCCGAGTCCGCTTCTACTGTGTCCGAAAGAACAGGCGTTTTAGTTGATAGAACTAACTATAGTCATCAAGTGATTTCTGAGGCTTTGGATGAAATCTTTCATACAGAAACAACGTTTTCAGAAATTGTTGATAAGTTTGCTCGTCTTCAATCGTATGTATCCACAATTGAAAGTGTTGTGCAATTAATTAATGATATTGCGGATCAAACAAATTTACTCGCGCTAAATGCATCAATTGAAGCCGCTCGTGCAGGAGAACATGGGAAAGGCTTTGCGATCGTCGCACAGGAAGTACGTAAATTGGCAGAAAATACGGTTCATTCCTTGCAAAAGGTCAATGAAAATGTGACAAATTTAAAGTCGTTTTCACAAGATGTGTCGGTGTCTATCGGTGATACAGCCTTCGTTATTAAAAAAGCCGTGTCTGAAGCAAAAGACTCTTTGCCATTGTTAACAGAAATTGTTGAAACAATAAGTGACATTAACGAAGACATTAACAGCACAGCAGCCGTAACAGAGGAACAAGCGGCTACAATGGATGAGATGTCCGATAAAATGCAACAGATCGCCATCCTAACGGACAAAATACGTTCTTTAGGGAACGATACAGGTGCTGCGATCCACGGACTTGGAAAGCAAATGAATAACTTCCGTTCAAATATTATTGAAAAGAATACAATAGTTTTGTCAACCAATGCTTTATTAATGCTCTCTAAAACGGATCATTACATTTGGAAATGGAGAATCTATAACATGTTTCTCGGCTTAGAGGATATCAATCCTCAAGAAGTTTCTTCTCATATGGACTGCCGACTTGGAAAATGGTATTATGATCCACAAACCCAACAGCGTTTTAATCGACTTGAAAGCTATAAAAAGCTAGAATCTGTCCATAAAACTGTGCATGAACAGGCGAAAGAAGCAGCAATTTACTTCCAACAAAATCAACTGCCACAAGCAGAAGAGGCGTTAGTACGATTAGACGTGGCTTCTAATCAAGTTGTTGGGTATATTGATGACATTTTATCTTCATTGCCAAAGAAATAACTAGTGAGCGGAAGCCTTGTGGTTTCTGCTTTTTATTTGACATATATTTCACGTTCACTTTAAAGTAAAAGAGAAAGGTATTTATTCGTAAAAAAATGCGACAAAATGAAACTTTTTTAGTTACTTATACGTAGAACAAGTAAAATCCTAAATGGAGTGAATCATATGAGAAACGCCAATTTTATTCTATGGCGTGCATTGGTAGCGACTCCTATCGCTGCAGGCTGGGGAGCACTTGCTTTCTATCAGTGGGGCTTTTCTCCCCTCATTACTAGCATCACTAGCTTCACATTAGGAGCTGTCCTTTTCTATAGCTTAGGACGCTTAGCCAATGCACGTCTGTACAAAAAATACGGACTCGCTAGAAAAGAATATTACTTTATCCTTGATAACTTAAAAGAAGCAAAGGAAAAGTTAAGTCGACTGCAAAAAGGGTTTATTAAAGTCCGAAGCATTAACTCTTTTAAGCAGATGATTGAACTAAATCGGTTAGTGCGACGAATTTTTTCCATCGTGAAGAAGGAACCGCAACGCTTTTATGAAGCCGAAGCCTTTTTCTACTCTCATCTTGATTCAGTGGTAGAACTTTCTGAGAAATATGCCGCTTTAAATAGTCATCGAATGAAAAATGAATCCGTCAAGCAATCACTGATTGAAACACAAGAAACGTTAAATGATTTAACAAAGATATTGGAAAATGATTTACATCAAGTACTAGCGAAAGACATCGAGCATTTGTCCTTCGAGCTCGATGTAGCCAAGCACTCGTTAAAAAAACGAAATCTGATCGATCCTAACGACAAAAGGAGATTGTAATCATGACAAACGAAGCAAAAGAAAACCAACCAACTATTTATAAAGATCCTGTCAATGAACTTGATGATTTGCTTTCTAGCCCTTTCGGTGATAGTTTAGCACAATCTACTGTCTCCTCCACTCCAACGAATGCACAAGTGGAAAAGAAACTCATTGATGTACTACCAGAAGAGCATCGACAAAAAGCGAAAGAACTCGCTAAACAAATTGATCCAACGAATCACCAAGCGATTATTAGCTATGGTACTTCTGCTCAGTCTAAGCTATCTGGCTTCTCTCATTCCATGCTAGATCATGTGCAGCAAAAAGACATCGGAAGCGTCGGGGATATTTTAAATGATTTAATGAAGAGGCTACAAGAAGTCAATCCGGATGAATTGCATCCAGAAAAGAAAAATATGTTTAGCCGGCTATTTAACCGAGTATCAGGCTCAATCCAAGAAGTTTTGTCTAAATATCAAAAGGTCGGCAGCCAAATTGACCGCATCAGTATTAAATTAGATCATTCTAAACAGCTATTGCTGGAAGATATCGTTATGCTTGAGCAGTTGTATGATAAAAATAAAGAATATTTCCAAGCGCTGAATATTTTTATCGCTGCTGGAGAACTGAAGCTAGAAGAATTGCAAACGGAAACGATTCCTGCTCTTCGTCAAAAAGCGGAACAATCTGGTGACCAAATGGCGTATCAAGACGTCAATGATATGGTGCAATTTGCAGATCGCTTAGAAAAGCGACTCCATGATTTGAAATTAAGCCGTCAAATCACGATTCAAAGTGCCCCACAAATTCGAATGATTCAAAACATGAATCAAGCATTAGCCGAAAAAATTCAGTCATCCATTTTGACGGCGATTCCGTTGTGGAAAAACCAAATCGCGATCGCATTAACGCTCGTTCGTCAAAAGAAGGCGATGGAATCACAAAAACAAGTATCACAAACAACCAATGAATTATTATTAAAGAATGCTGAAATGCTGAAAACAAATACAATTGAAACCGCAAAAGAAAATGAACGCGGGCTTGTTGATATTGAAACATTAAAGAAAACGCAATCTAATTTAATCTCCACATTAGAAGAAACGATGCGTATTCAGCAAGAAGGTCGAACGAAGCGAAAGCAAGCTGAACAAGAACTATCCGCGATGGAAAATGAATTAAAGCAAAAGTTATTACATTTAAAATAAAGGCGATGTTAATTTAAAGAAAACGAAAACAATCAAAGTTAACATCATTGTTTAACAAAGCCAAAATAAAAAAACGGTGGGCAGCCCACCGTTTTTTTATTTTCTTTCCCGAAAATAGCTAATCATCCATCCTACAATCCCACCAACAATAGCAGGAAGGACCCACCCTAATCCAGATGAAAAGAATGGCACCCAAGAAATCGCTTGATATAACGCATCTATTTTAAGCCCAAATGCCGTTAATCCATCATTTAAGCTAAAGATAGCGGTCATAGTGATCGCTCCCACATACAAGCCTCTAGAATGGCTGACGAATCTTGCAACAAATGATAAAAGCACTAACACGATCGCAAACGGATAAATCATAACTAACACAGGACCCGATATATTAATAATTTGAGTAAGACCTAAATTAGCAATAGCAAAACTAATCACAATTAAGAGCCGTACAAAATTTTTATAAGAGATCGCTGGCCATCGTTCGTTAAAATATTGGGCACAAGCGGAGGTTAAACCGATACAAGTCGTTAAACAAGCTAAAGCAACGATCGTTCCAAGCAACACTTGCCCTCCATCACCGAATAACATGTAGGCAGCCTCCGTTAAAATGGCTCCTCCATTATCATAGTCGCCTGTCAGCGTCATTTTCGTGCCAATCCAACCGATGGAAATATAAACTGTTGCTAAACCAATCCCAGCAATGACTCCGGCAGTAATTGTTGCCTTTACTTGACTAGCCTGATCGGTTACCCCTCGATCAGCAAATGCCGTAATCACGACAATACCAAACGCTAACGCTGCGATTGTATCCATCGTCAAGTATCCCTCTATAAAACCGGTGATAAATGGAGACTCGGCATACTTGCTTGTTGGAGCGGTAAGCGGAGCATCTAACTTGAAAAATGCTGCCACACATAAAGCGGCAATTGACAGCAGCAAAGCAGGTGTTAGCCACTGACCAACGCGATCCACAAGCTTCGATGGATTTAAACTGAGCAAATAGACGACCAGAAAGAAAATGGCCATAAATATAAAGAGTGATCCTTTACCAGACTCAGCTAAAAATGGTTGTGCCCCCATTTCATACGCTACACTCGCCCCTCTTGGGATACCGAAAAAAGGACCAATCGCTAAATAAACAATGACAGCGAAAATAGATCCAAATAGCGGATGCACACGACTCCCAATGGAAGCGACACCACCTTTAGTAAAAGAAATGGCTATCACTGCAAGGACAGGCAAGCTAACCCCTGTTATGACAAAGCCAATAATCGCTGGCCAAAAAGAGCGACCAGCTTCCATTCCTAAAAAAGGAGGGAATATTAAGTTTCCTGCTCCAAAGAAAAGGGCGAAAAGCATAAGCCCTGTAAACAGTATATCTTTTTTCTTCATTATGATCTCCTCTCAAGTTGTCAACAATTAATCAGATGATCTGATTTGTATTTTTTACTGACTTTACACCCATTTTCATTCAAGGCTAATCTCGAATAATATTCTACGCAATTCGACGAAAACTGTCAATTGAATTTTTAGAATTTTTAATTATTAAAAAGATAATAACTCAATTGCGATTATTCTATTTATTCCGAAAAAATAATCATAAAGAAAAGGAAAATCTCCTGTAACTTTGAAATAAAGTGAAACTTCAATCAGTGGGGGGGTCTTCATCACCCACTGATTGTTAGTTGAACGGATCGGGCGTTTACGGGCTGTTGATTCCCCACCTACATGCCTACGCTTCTTCTAGAGATCTTACAGCCCGTTAATGCGGGATAAAATTTGATCAGTCGCAGGAGCTTTCATTTTATGTTCAATCAAAATACACCATTTTGAAAAAGACGGCTCAAAATGGTGTATTTACTTACAGTAATTTTATAAAAAAGTTTAATTATTTCTGTTTGTTCTTTTCCTTGAGCCATTCTTTGTATTCGGGTTCAATATATTCGTCCGTTTTTACAACGGTCCAATGATTATTTTTAAGCTTTAGCGATATCTCTATTAAAAGCTCCCCTCCTGACTCATCGAAATCATTCCTCAAATAACCAATGCCACCATGAACAAGAACAATTACCTCTTCGTCGTTTATTGTTTTTACTTTCATTCGATCATGACTTTCAATACTGTAATTGGCATCTATCAATTTAAAGCTTTTATTTAAGGATTCAACCTCATCTTTCTCTACATTGATCCCCTTCTTTAAATCATAATTATTCTTTAAATCTGGATACTGATTCCACAAAAGATTAATATCGTTGTTTACCACTGCTTGTGTTCTATAATACATATACTTCATTATAGGCTTTGTATATTTCACCCAATCAGATGGTTCTGGTTCAATAAAACCTTCTACATCCTTTTTTGTATCCTGGCTTTCTGTTTTCGTTGCATTTGGTTGACATCCTAATAAGGAAAATACAATAACAACAATGAAACTTCTAAAAAGATATTTCTTCATACTCTACCCCATATATCCCCATTTCACCTAACTGTTGTTAAAAACTAAAGAGCCTGATTTATATAATAAATTTGTTTTTATTCAACTAACCAACTCCTTTAGTTCATGCTTTTATATAATAATTTTTTCAAAAGCGGGAACAAAATAGCTGGGAGTTCCTCGATTGCCGAGACAAACAAACTATATTTCCCGTACATATTTTGAATCGTTTTTCTTTGAGCTTCTTCCACCTCTTCATTAGCTAGAAACACATTAATGACTTCGATTCCTTGCTTTCTAGCTGATAATACCGCTTCGTGAGTATCCATAATACCGTTTCGATCATAGTCGTGAGCAGCTGGTTCACCGTCGGAAAAGACAAGTAGAAACTTTTGCTTTTCTCCCCTTTGGAGGAGCTTTTCTGTTATGATTCGTATCGCAAAACCGTCCCGATTATCTTCTTCTGGTTGAAGCTGCAAAATTTCCGGACCACTTCTTTTCTGTAAAGAAGCATGATAATTGATGACGGTTTGAAAATGATTCGGTTGATATGTGTCAGTCGCATCATTTGTATCTTCCCAAAAGCCGATAATTTCATGCTGAACTCTGACAGACTTTAATGCCTCATGAAAAAGAACGATGCCTAGCTTCGTTTCTTCCATTTTATCTTGCATCGAAGCAGAGCAATCGACTAGTAAAGTGAACACCGCATCAATTTCAGCAGAAGGCTCCTGTTTTTTATAAAACAAGCGTGGCTGCTCTTCTAAGAAAAAACGCAACAGCTTTTTGTTTAAACGACCCGCTTGCAGATCATTTCGCGGTCGAATTTTTTTGTGCTCTAATGTTTGTTCAATCATATGTGTTAATTTCTTTTGTAATGGGGCAATTTGAGCTTGTTTTTCTTTATAATCTTTTACTTGTTCGTAACGAGGAGGATGAATGACATCAAAAATAGGAATAGCGAACCGGTTTTCTTTTCCGTATTTCGCTTCATGTCCCCCTTTATTGACCTCTTTCTTCAATTGTTCGGCTTCAAGAGTTGTAAAGTCGTTTCTATTCGTTTTCTTCGCAGACCCTTGCACCATCGCCAGTGCTTGATCCCCTTCCTCCCCTTCTCTTGCCCCTTCTCCCATTAATTCCGTTTTAGACCCTTGATCGAGGTCAAATTGTAAAAAGCTTGTGCCTAACTCACTCGTTTCTCGATGCCATGTGCGGAACTCTTCATCCATGACCTCTTCTTCGCCCGTTTTCTTTTCTTCTAATTGATCGTCATTCATTAATGGATCTTTTCTCTTGATGTCTTGAAACATTTCCTCTTCACCATTGGACCAATTAGTTGAATCAGGTAAATGAAAATATTCATTTAACATATCTTTTGACAATAATTCATCCAACACTTCCATGAGCAGATAACAAATTTGGACGGTTTCTTTCGTGGATGTCGTTTCAAAAAAACGAAGCACAGATTGTTGAATAAAAGGCATGGCTCGATCTAATTCGTCATTCATCAAAGGAGGCTCTATTGGTGCCTCAGCATTTAATAATAAGAATAAATAGTTAAATAAAGCGTCTGTATGGAGGCTTTTCACTAGATTTACATTTAATTGTGTTTGGAAGTATTGACGCAAAATACTTCTTCTTACTGCAAACGCCTTCTTTGTGCCTGGTCGCTCTAATTTAATTTTCTCTTCTATTCGTAAATCTTCTGTCAACACAAATAATTGTTTCGCAAAAGACGGGATCGTCGTTTTCATTGCCGCATGAACAAACTTCTTCATCTCATATTCGTCAACATATTGGAAATTACCAATGGCACGCAATAACACATCTGATTGATATCCACTCCATGTGTCATTTGCTGAACGATGATTCCAAAAGTGACTCACATAGATGATGTTTTCCTGTTTATTTACATAAGAATGCGGCCCATATTCTACTTCCATCTCTGGATTTTCCGTTAAAGTTTTCGCTAAATCTGATAGCTGCATAAATAAAAAGGAATCAACAATTTCATCATTAAATTGGATAAATCTCTCCATGAAATCTCCTCATTCAAAAATAGTTTCTGCTATGTTTTTGACGGCTGCTTGCTCCCTTTCATCTTCTAGCTTATCAATAATAGCACGTTGAATCGCTCTTAATGGGGGCATGTAAGTCGCTAAATCACAAGCATCGATTAACGCTCTGACAGAAGCGGCTTCTTCCGAAACTTGTCCATTCCTTACTTGCACGATTAAATCTTGTGATAAAGTAGTAAAACGATCAATCATTGCAGCATCAGTCAGACGACTTTCCGTTAAAAGAATCGCTTTTAATGTATCACCTTTTACATAGGAAACTTCAATGACGATAAAGCGATTTTTCAACGCTTCATTCATTGGAACAGTTCCAACATACCCTTCATTAATCGCTGCAATTACTCCAAACGTAGGTGTGGCTTTAATCACTTCATTGGTAAATGGATTCGTGATCGTCCGGCGGTAATCTAACACACCATTTAAGATGGGTAGTGTTTCTGGCTTTGCCATATTTATTTCATCAATATAAAGCAAGTGGCCTGTTTTCATCGCTTGAACGACAGGTCCAGGAACAAATTCAATATAATTCTTTCCATCTTTCTCGGAGATCGTTTTATAGCCAAGCATCGCTTCCGCATCAAGATCGACTGAGCAGTTAATGCTATGCATAGGCTGCGAAAACATCGACGATAACGTTTCAGCTAACTTTGTCTTTCCAGAGCCAGTAGGACCTTTTAATAGAATGTTTTTTCCCATAGATAAGGCAATGGCCGCATCCAGTACTACTTCTTTATCCTCCGGCTGATATCCTAATTGACCGATCAGATCGCTTGCTGGATCGTTCATAAATTGCTTTGCTCGTTCTTCTATCTGTTG
Proteins encoded in this region:
- a CDS encoding methyl-accepting chemotaxis protein translates to MLKRMRPRATSSILAQFGTDSTIEGRFHQTLAYNHFNEADFFRMEEIYEKLASLETEMLELFQKYLTNCREPHSKEIPQQEIINYIRQFFTQKRDVNYVTNAVSFFYLLRNSHYSLGKLIVMFNQFNFYVITNTLHFLGLKPSTCITYMHSIQKAVNIDQELLTECFSEQMMEQVIEEIGQLMDETTKIMFIKDLVQLLDDQNAQVQTSTVATDEMRASINAVAESASTVSERTGVLVDRTNYSHQVISEALDEIFHTETTFSEIVDKFARLQSYVSTIESVVQLINDIADQTNLLALNASIEAARAGEHGKGFAIVAQEVRKLAENTVHSLQKVNENVTNLKSFSQDVSVSIGDTAFVIKKAVSEAKDSLPLLTEIVETISDINEDINSTAAVTEEQAATMDEMSDKMQQIAILTDKIRSLGNDTGAAIHGLGKQMNNFRSNIIEKNTIVLSTNALLMLSKTDHYIWKWRIYNMFLGLEDINPQEVSSHMDCRLGKWYYDPQTQQRFNRLESYKKLESVHKTVHEQAKEAAIYFQQNQLPQAEEALVRLDVASNQVVGYIDDILSSLPKK
- a CDS encoding 5-bromo-4-chloroindolyl phosphate hydrolysis family protein — its product is MRNANFILWRALVATPIAAGWGALAFYQWGFSPLITSITSFTLGAVLFYSLGRLANARLYKKYGLARKEYYFILDNLKEAKEKLSRLQKGFIKVRSINSFKQMIELNRLVRRIFSIVKKEPQRFYEAEAFFYSHLDSVVELSEKYAALNSHRMKNESVKQSLIETQETLNDLTKILENDLHQVLAKDIEHLSFELDVAKHSLKKRNLIDPNDKRRL
- a CDS encoding toxic anion resistance protein; translated protein: MTNEAKENQPTIYKDPVNELDDLLSSPFGDSLAQSTVSSTPTNAQVEKKLIDVLPEEHRQKAKELAKQIDPTNHQAIISYGTSAQSKLSGFSHSMLDHVQQKDIGSVGDILNDLMKRLQEVNPDELHPEKKNMFSRLFNRVSGSIQEVLSKYQKVGSQIDRISIKLDHSKQLLLEDIVMLEQLYDKNKEYFQALNIFIAAGELKLEELQTETIPALRQKAEQSGDQMAYQDVNDMVQFADRLEKRLHDLKLSRQITIQSAPQIRMIQNMNQALAEKIQSSILTAIPLWKNQIAIALTLVRQKKAMESQKQVSQTTNELLLKNAEMLKTNTIETAKENERGLVDIETLKKTQSNLISTLEETMRIQQEGRTKRKQAEQELSAMENELKQKLLHLK
- the brnQ gene encoding branched-chain amino acid transport system II carrier protein, producing MKKKDILFTGLMLFALFFGAGNLIFPPFLGMEAGRSFWPAIIGFVITGVSLPVLAVIAISFTKGGVASIGSRVHPLFGSIFAVIVYLAIGPFFGIPRGASVAYEMGAQPFLAESGKGSLFIFMAIFFLVVYLLSLNPSKLVDRVGQWLTPALLLSIAALCVAAFFKLDAPLTAPTSKYAESPFITGFIEGYLTMDTIAALAFGIVVITAFADRGVTDQASQVKATITAGVIAGIGLATVYISIGWIGTKMTLTGDYDNGGAILTEAAYMLFGDGGQVLLGTIVALACLTTCIGLTSACAQYFNERWPAISYKNFVRLLIVISFAIANLGLTQIINISGPVLVMIYPFAIVLVLLSFVARFVSHSRGLYVGAITMTAIFSLNDGLTAFGLKIDALYQAISWVPFFSSGLGWVLPAIVGGIVGWMISYFRERK
- a CDS encoding vWA domain-containing protein, whose translation is MERFIQFNDEIVDSFLFMQLSDLAKTLTENPEMEVEYGPHSYVNKQENIIYVSHFWNHRSANDTWSGYQSDVLLRAIGNFQYVDEYEMKKFVHAAMKTTIPSFAKQLFVLTEDLRIEEKIKLERPGTKKAFAVRRSILRQYFQTQLNVNLVKSLHTDALFNYLFLLLNAEAPIEPPLMNDELDRAMPFIQQSVLRFFETTSTKETVQICYLLMEVLDELLSKDMLNEYFHLPDSTNWSNGEEEMFQDIKRKDPLMNDDQLEEKKTGEEEVMDEEFRTWHRETSELGTSFLQFDLDQGSKTELMGEGAREGEEGDQALAMVQGSAKKTNRNDFTTLEAEQLKKEVNKGGHEAKYGKENRFAIPIFDVIHPPRYEQVKDYKEKQAQIAPLQKKLTHMIEQTLEHKKIRPRNDLQAGRLNKKLLRFFLEEQPRLFYKKQEPSAEIDAVFTLLVDCSASMQDKMEETKLGIVLFHEALKSVRVQHEIIGFWEDTNDATDTYQPNHFQTVINYHASLQKRSGPEILQLQPEEDNRDGFAIRIITEKLLQRGEKQKFLLVFSDGEPAAHDYDRNGIMDTHEAVLSARKQGIEVINVFLANEEVEEAQRKTIQNMYGKYSLFVSAIEELPAILFPLLKKLLYKSMN
- a CDS encoding AAA family ATPase; this encodes MTELPAVVRQQIEERAKQFMNDPASDLIGQLGYQPEDKEVVLDAAIALSMGKNILLKGPTGSGKTKLAETLSSMFSQPMHSINCSVDLDAEAMLGYKTISEKDGKNYIEFVPGPVVQAMKTGHLLYIDEINMAKPETLPILNGVLDYRRTITNPFTNEVIKATPTFGVIAAINEGYVGTVPMNEALKNRFIVIEVSYVKGDTLKAILLTESRLTDAAMIDRFTTLSQDLIVQVRNGQVSEEAASVRALIDACDLATYMPPLRAIQRAIIDKLEDEREQAAVKNIAETIFE